A genomic region of Prionailurus bengalensis isolate Pbe53 chromosome D1, Fcat_Pben_1.1_paternal_pri, whole genome shotgun sequence contains the following coding sequences:
- the MED19 gene encoding mediator of RNA polymerase II transcription subunit 19: MKTTDARHRDRAGVEETMENFSALFGAQADPPPPPTALGFGPGKPPPPPPPPPGGGPGTAPQPTSATAPPGADKSAAGCGPFYLMRELPGSTELTGSTNLITHYNLEHSYNKFCGKKVKEKLSNFLPDLPGMIDLPGSHDNSSLRSLIEKPPILGGSFNPITGTMLAGFRLHTGPLPEQCRLMHIQPPKKKNKHKHKQSRTQDPVPPETPSDSDHKKKKKKKEEDPERKRKKKEKKKKKNRHSPDHPGVGSSQASSSSSLR, encoded by the exons ATGAAAACTACCGACGCCAGACACCGGGACAGGGCCGGGGTGGAGGAGACGATGGAGAATTTCTCGGCGCTGTTCGGTGCTCAGGCTGACCCACCACCGCCCCCAACCGCACTCGGCTTCGGACCAGGGAAGCCACCACctccgcctccccctcctccgGGCGGGGGCCCCGGCACGGCCCCGCAGCCCACCTCGGCCACGGCCCCGCCCGGCGCCGACAAGTCAGCGGCTGGTTGTGGTCCCTTCTACCTAATGCGGGAGCTCCCAG GTAGCACTGAGCTGACAGGCAGCACCAATCTGATCACACACTACAACCTGGAACATTCCTATAATAAATTCTGTGGGAAGAAGGTGAAGGAGAAGCTAAGTAACTTCCTGCCTGACCTGCCAGGGATGATTGATCTGCCCGGTTCCCATGATAACAGCAGCCTCCGCTCCCTCATTGAGAAGCCCCCTATTCTTGGTGGCTCTTTTAATCCTATCACAGGGACCATGCTGGCTGGCTTTCGCCTCCACACTGGCCCG TTGCCAGAGCAGTGTCGTCTGATGCATATTCAGCCTCCCAAGAAGAAGAATAAACACAAGCACAAACAGAGCCGTACCCAGGACCCTGTCCCCCCAG AAACGCCATCTGATTCTGatcacaagaagaagaaaaagaaaaaagaggaggatcCTGAacggaagaggaagaagaaagagaagaagaaaaagaag AACCGACACAGTCCAGACCACCCAGGCGTGGGCAGCTCTcaggccagcagcagcagcagcctccGCTAA
- the TMX2 gene encoding thioredoxin-related transmembrane protein 2 isoform X1: MAVLAPLIALVYSVPRLSRWLARPYYLLSALLSAAFLLVRKLPPLCSSLPTQREDGNPCDFDWREVEILMFLSAIVMMKNRRSITVEQHIGNIFMFSKVANAILFFRLDIRMGLLYITLCIVFLMTCKPPLYMGPEYIKYFNDKTIDEELERDRRVTWIVEFFANWSNDCQSFAPIYADLSLKYNCTGLNFGKVDVGRYTDVSTRYKVSTSPLTKQLPTLILFQGGKEVMRRPQIDKKGRAVSWTFSEENVIREFNLNELYQRAKKLSKAGDHIPEEQPVAPTTTEVPEGESKKDK, from the exons ATGGCGGTCCTCGCACCTTTAATTGCTCTGGTGTATTCGGTGCCACGACTTTCACGATGGCTGGCCCGACCTTACTATCTCCTGTCAGCCCTGCTTTCTGCTGCATTCCTACTCGTGAGGAAGCTACCTCCTCTCTGCAGCAGTCTCCCCACGCAACGAGAAGACGGCAACCCGTGTGACTTTGATTGG AGAGAAGTAGAGATCCTGATGTTCCTCAGTGCCATTGTGATGATGAAAAACCGCAGATCTA TCACTGTGGAGCAACATATAGGCAACATCTTCATGTTCAGTAAAGTGGCCAATGCAATTCTTTTCTTCCGTCTGGATATTCGCATGGGCCTGCTTTACATCACACTTTGCATAG TGTTCCTGATGACGTGCAAGCCCCCCCTGTATATGGGCCCTGAGTACATCAAGTACTTCAATGACAAAACCATTGAT GAAGAGCTGGAGCGGGACAGGAGGGTCACCTGGATCGTGGAGTTCTTTGCCAATTGGTCTAATGACTGCCAGTCGTTTGCTCCTATCTATGCTGACCTCTCCCTCAA GTACAACTGTACAGGGCTAAATTTTGGGAAGGTGGACGTTGGACGCTACACTGATGTTAGTACACG GTACAAAGTGAGCACGTCGCCCCTTACCAAGCAACTCCCTACTCTGATCCTATTCCAAGGTGGCAAGGAGGTCATGCGGCGGCCCCAGATTGACAAAAAAGGACGAGCTGTCTCTTGGACCTTCTCTGAG GAGAATGTGATCCGAGAATTCAACCTGAATGAGCTGTATCAAAGGGCCAAGAAGCTATCAAAGGCTGGAGATCACATCCCTGAGGAGCAGCCTGTGGCCCCAACCACCACGGAAGTGccagagggagaaagcaagaagGACAAATAG
- the TMX2 gene encoding thioredoxin-related transmembrane protein 2 isoform X2, whose product MAVLAPLIALVYSVPRLSRWLARPYYLLSALLSAAFLLVRKLPPLCSSLPTQREDGNPCDFDWREVEILMFLSAIVMMKNRRSITVEQHIGNIFMFSKVANAILFFRLDIRMGLLYITLCIVFLMTCKPPLYMGPEYIKYFNDKTIDEELERDRRVTWIVEFFANWSNDCQSFAPIYADLSLKYNCTGLNFGKVDVGRYTDVQSEHVAPYQATPYSDPIPRWQGGHAAAPD is encoded by the exons ATGGCGGTCCTCGCACCTTTAATTGCTCTGGTGTATTCGGTGCCACGACTTTCACGATGGCTGGCCCGACCTTACTATCTCCTGTCAGCCCTGCTTTCTGCTGCATTCCTACTCGTGAGGAAGCTACCTCCTCTCTGCAGCAGTCTCCCCACGCAACGAGAAGACGGCAACCCGTGTGACTTTGATTGG AGAGAAGTAGAGATCCTGATGTTCCTCAGTGCCATTGTGATGATGAAAAACCGCAGATCTA TCACTGTGGAGCAACATATAGGCAACATCTTCATGTTCAGTAAAGTGGCCAATGCAATTCTTTTCTTCCGTCTGGATATTCGCATGGGCCTGCTTTACATCACACTTTGCATAG TGTTCCTGATGACGTGCAAGCCCCCCCTGTATATGGGCCCTGAGTACATCAAGTACTTCAATGACAAAACCATTGAT GAAGAGCTGGAGCGGGACAGGAGGGTCACCTGGATCGTGGAGTTCTTTGCCAATTGGTCTAATGACTGCCAGTCGTTTGCTCCTATCTATGCTGACCTCTCCCTCAA GTACAACTGTACAGGGCTAAATTTTGGGAAGGTGGACGTTGGACGCTACACTGAT GTACAAAGTGAGCACGTCGCCCCTTACCAAGCAACTCCCTACTCTGATCCTATTCCAAGGTGGCAAGGAGGTCATGCGGCGGCCCCAGATTGA
- the SELENOH gene encoding selenoprotein H yields MASRGRKRKAEAEVVAAAEKREKPEGDRKRVEEATVVIEHCTSURVYGRNAAALSQALRLDTPELPVEVNPARPRRGSFEVTLLRPDGSSVELWTGIKKGPPRKLKFPEPQEVVKELKKYLS; encoded by the exons ATGGCTTCCCGCGGCAGGAAGCGGAAGGCCGAAGCGGAGGTGGTCGCGGCGGCGGAGAAGCGGGAGAAGCCGGAGGGCGACCGGAAGAGAGTGGAGGAGGCGACCGTTGTGATCGAGCATTG CACGAGCTGACGCGTCTACGGGCGCAACGCCGCGGCCCTGAGCCAGGCGCTGCGCCTGGACACCCCGGAGCTTCCGGTGGAAGTGAATCCTGCCAGGCCTCGGAGGGGCAGCTTCGAGGTGACGCTGCTGCGCCCGGACGGCAGCA GTGTGGAGCTCTGGACTGGGATTAAGAAGGGGCCCCCACGCAAACTCAAGTTCCCTGAGCCTCAAGAGGTGGTGAAGGAGCTGAAGAAGTACCTCTCGTAG